Within Oligoflexus sp., the genomic segment TGCGATCGACCTGGGCACCAGCCCCAAAGCCGGTCAGGAAAAATCCTTCACCGAGGCCGATCTGCGCAAAGCCATCGACCTTGAACTGCCTCAGCAGAAGGTGAGTATTGAGGCGCCGCAGCGCATCCGTCTTCTGGCGACCGCCCTGCCTGTCGATCCCGCTCGTGTGCGGGAGCAGGTGGAAGCGCGGCTGCCGGAACTCGACGGCCCCTATCGTTTCACACTGAGCAACGTGCGCGTTCCGGTCGGCCTGCGTCTGCGGCACGACAATTACCGTATAGATTTTCCCAGCTGGGCCCAGGATTTCAGCTTCATTCGGCAGAATCCGCGGCGTGCGCTGGTCAATGTCCTGGTGAGATTGATCGATCAGGAGCCAGGAAGCAGCGAACAATTCGATGTGACCGCTCAGGTAACGCTGCGGGCTGAAGTGCAGGCGGCCGTTGTTGTCAAAGCCATGGAACGCGGTCAACTCCTGAATCCCGATGCGGTCGCCTTTCAATGGGTGCCGTATCAGGAAAACGTCGTTCGTGACGCCGCGTCCCTGGAAAAACAGATTCTACGTGTGACCGCGCGTCCCGGTCAGGTGCTGCGGATTTACGATTTGATCCGCGATCCCGATGTCAAACGCGGCGAGCGTGTCGAAGCATCCGTCGTCTCAGCCGGTGTCAAAATGAATAGCGCGGCCCAGGCGATGGAATCCGCAGCGATTGGGCAGCGCATTCGCGTGCAGCTCGATACGACGAAACGTCAGGTCATGGCAACTGTTATAGGGCCTTCAAAGGTCGAGGTACACATGCCATGAGAAGTTTGTGTATGATAATTCTTACAAGTTTATTAGGCGCCTGTCAGACAGGTGTTTTCCCGATCTCGCAAAGGGAGTATCTCAGTGAGAAGGAAGGCAAATCTCCCCATCTGGGTCATCGACGACCTGTTGAAGAGAAATCAGAATCAAGCCCAGAAATCTACGTTAAAAGAGAAAACCTTGCAGTTGTTCCTAAAGAGACCCAAAACTTCACAGGTTCTCTCTTATCACTGAAAAGAGCCGAAAACTCCCTGTTCATGGAGCCGCCACGCGGCGCTGTCGGCGAGACTTTGGATGTTCTTGTCAAAGTCAATCGCACAGAAGGCGCTGCCACACCTCCCGCTGCGCCCGCAGCGCCCACGCCCGGTACCCCAGCAGGTGCCGCTGGGAAAGGTCCGCAGGATGAGTTGATCGCTGCTCTGCCGAAGCTGGAGCCCGAGGATAAAACGCCCAAGGTCCCGTCGGTCATCAAAATGCGTGTTCTGCGCGAACTTGAAAATGGCGATGTCATCGTCGAAGCGACGCGTGCAAGTACGAACGAGTGGGATGCGAATTCCATCCGAGCGGTTTCCCGCATTCCGCGTCTGCGCCTCGCGAGCAACCAACCGCTCACCACCCTCGATCTGGTGGATGTGGATTGGTATGAGCAGCAGGGCGCGAACACGATCGCGCGCGAGTCGTCGGGCTGGGAGGATGAGTATTCTCTCCGCTGGGCGGGCTTCGAAGAGGCGCGTTCGAAAACCGCCATTGAACTCGAAAACAAACGCAAGGATCTGCAGAAGGTCAAAGACCGTCTTCAGGATCGTATTGTCAACATGAGCAAGGAACGCGGCCAGATTGCAGCGGAGCGCGAGCGTGTTCGCAAATTGCGTGAGGAAGCCGAACAGAAATTGAACGAACTCAATAAAAAGGTCGCTGACCAAAACGGCCTGATCGAACAGCAGAAGGATACCATTCAAAAGCAGCAGGCTTTGCTGAATGAAGTTTCCAGCAACCCGGACAAGGCCCAGAAGGCTCCTGCCCCTGATGCGAAAAAAACCACTCCACCTGCTGAGGCCCCGCAATGAAAAATATGCTGCGCTCCCAACGTGTCTGGCTTTGGATTCTGCGCTTTCTCGTGCTGGTCTTCACCACGCCGGTGGCTTTGGGCCAGGCGGTTCGCATCAAAGACCTCGCCAATCTTCGCGGTGATCGCACCAATACGCTCATGGGATATGGGCTGGTGGTCGGTCTTAATAAAACAGGTGATTCAGCGGCCTCATTAACGACCAACAAAGCGGTCAACACGCTGCTCGGACGTTTGGGAATGACGCCGGATAATCCCCAGGTGACTTCGCAGGCGATCGCTTCAGTGATCGTGACCGCCGAGCTGCCCGCGTTCGCCAACGTCGGTGATCGCATCGATGTGCGTTTGTCCGTGCTTGCCGATGCCACGAGTCTTGCCGGTGGAACCCTTCTCATGACCCAGCTCAGAGCCGGTGACGGCGAGGTTTACGCCGTAGCCGAAGGGGCCATCATCGTTGGCCAGGCCAGTGGCAAAGGTGCCAGAATTTTGACAGTTGCGCGCATCGCGGACGGTGGTACGATCGAACGCGAATTCGCACCGGCCCTGGTGAAGAACAATGCGATTGATCTGAACTTGCGCCAGCCCGATTTTACAACGAGTGATCGGGTCAGCCAGACGATCAATCAGCACTTTCGCATGTTCCTGGCCACATCAGTGAATGCCGCACAGGTCAAGGTCCTGGTGCCGGAAGACTATCAGGCAAAACTGACAAGCTTCATCGCTGAAATCGAAGGCTTGACCGTGGAACCCGATCAGAAAGCGGTCGTCATCGTCAATGAACGCACTGGCACTGTGGTGATGGGGGGGGATGTTAAAATCAGTGATGTTGTGGTATCCCATAATGGGCTGAGCATTGAAGTCGGTTCCGGAAAGAATGCGAAGAAGGAAAGCGTGGTCCCTGTGCAGGGCACAACCATCGGTGATTTGGTGAAGAGTTTGAATCAGATGGGTGTGAAGCCGGAGGACCTTGTGAGCATACTGCAGTCCCTGCATGCGTCCGGCGCATTGAAAGCGGACATCAAACTCCTGTGAGGCGGTGATGACGGCTATCGACAAGGTTGCCAGTTATGCAATGGATTCAGCGAATTTCGACCGATTTTCCCAGGTTAACCAGAAGACCACGGAAAACGTCGAAGCCATCAAAAAATTAGCGGACGAGTTTGAGGGCATTTTTCTCGAAATCGTGTTAAAATCAATGCGAGAGACGATCGATAAAACGCAGATGACGGATGGCGGAAACGGCGAGCAAATTTTCCAATCCATGCTCGACTCGGAATATGCCAAGAATCTTGCGAATCAAAGGACCACTGGATTGGCGGCTTCCATCGAACAGCACCTGCTCGGCATGATGGGGGAAACCAAAGTCTCGGATGTCATGCAGAAAGCTGCAGGCATGGCCCAGTACAACAAGGCCAAGTAACGGGGAGGGTTTTATGGACAGTACAAAAGTCGGCCCAGGCATCGCTTCCGGTTTGACGAACAATGCTCCCGTTCAAAAGTCCAAAGGGGTTCAGAAGGACCTCGATAAGCTCGTCCAGAACAAGGACAGTAAAGACAAAAGCGATTTCAATGTGAATATCTCCGCGAAGTCGAAGGAAATGGCCGAAGCGCGGATGAAGGCTCTTGATATCGCCCGCAATACTCCGGACATTCGCGAAGACAAGGTCGCCGACCTGAAGCGTCGCATCGAATCGGGTGAATACAAAGCGGATGCGGGCAACATCGCCGATGGCATGATGCGCGAAGCCATTCGCGATGAACTTTCCAAAAATCCCCCGGAACTTTAAAAACTATACGCATGACACCATCGGCCTGGCATGAGCGCCGGGCTACTTCGGTCAGAGTCCGCCGTTCATGGAGGATGTCCGGAACGCGGATGAATTGAGGGTGACATGACCCCGGACATTCTCGTCAAAAAAATGGAAGCGCTCGGGCGTCTTTGCCAGCAGCTTGAAGGGGCCCTCGCGGCCTTTGATACCGTGCTCGATCGCGAGAACACGGCTATCGCGCGTTCGGATATCCATGAACTGGAAAGCATCACCCAGGAAAAGGTGGCCTTCGGTATGGGCGTCGAAGACAGAGCCCAGAAAATCCGCAAGGCCATCGACGAGTTCGCGGCCTATCTGCAGATTCCGCATTCGAACGAGCCTATTCAGCTGGAAGAAATTCTGCATCAGCTTGAAAAAAATCTCGCTGGCAGCTTCGATGAGGCCCTCGCCACGCTCGGCGGCCACGTCAAAGCCCTGGCCGCCGAGCGGCAGCGCATTTTTCCCAAGATCGAGGCCAACGCCTATATGGTGAAAAAACTTCTGCAGTATCACCGGGAAACCTATGCGTTCTGGCAAGCTGTCGCCAGTGAATCGGAAGCGGTATATGGCAAGACCGGCAAGGCCGTAACGGCTCCGAAAAAGTCCATCCTCACCGTAAGGACGTGATGCATGGGTGGTCTGTTTCATACCCTTAATGTCGGCGCGGAATCGCTCTATGCCAGCCGCCAGGGTGTGGACACGGCCGGTCATAACATTGCCAATGCGCAGACCGAGGGCTTCTCCCGGCAAAGGGTGAACCTTGAACAACGATATCCCTCGGAAACCCGGGGGGTTCTGATTGGGAACGGTGTGTTCGTCAAGAACATCACGCGTGCCCACGACATGTATTTGGAAAAGCAGATCAACGACACCAACCAGAATCTCGGCCAAAGCACAGCGCGCTTTGAAGCCATGAAACCCCTGGAAGGCATCTATAGCCCCGAGCTGAATAACACGCTGTCGAACGAACTCGACCGCTTCTTCAATTCACTCCAGGACCTCAGTAATTTTCCTGAGGAACTGACCGTTCGAACCTCGGTTCGCGAGAACGCGCAGAACCTTGTGAATTCCTTTCATCGCATTGATTCCAGCCTGAAAATGCAGCGCGATGACATCAACCAAAGGGTGGCTGGTGAAGTCGGCGAGGTCTCGACGCTGCTCAAGGAAATCGCCAAGCTGAATATCGCCATCAAAACCGCGGAAACCACCAACAGCCCCGAGGTTCCCGATCTTTTGGATCAGCAGGATAAAATGCTCCGCGACCTGACCCAGAAGATTGATGTGAACTACTACCGCGGCGAGCATGGAATGGTCGTCGTTCGCGGTCCACAGGAAACGCTCCTCGTCGATCGCGGCTACGAGGCGAAATTCGAAGTGGTCCAGCGCGAGGGCACCAACCTTTACGATGTGGTTGTGATCGACGGTTCCTCTCATCAACCCACCGTGGTCACCGAGGTCAATAAAAGGGGACGGCTCGCCGGTCTGATTCAGGTCCGCGATCATGTGATACCCGACATGCTCCAGCACAATAACGCGATGGCCGCGACTTTCGCCGAGCACATGAATGCGATCCATCAGCAGGGTTTTGGTATCAAAGATTTTAAAGAGACAACCGGCCGTAATTTCTTCGACTTGGGCGGCGATCCCGCGAATGCTGCCGCAAACATCCGTTTGGATGGTATGATCGAAGAGAGCACGGATGCGATTTCCGTCGCCTCATCGCCCAACGCGCCCGGCGATAACGTGATGGCGAACCAGATGCTCCGGCTCAAAGAGGCCAAGCTCATGGGCGATGGCCGCTCCACCATGCAGGACTACTACGCGAGTTATGTCGGCGGCTTCGGTCTCGATCTGGTTCGCTCCGAGCAGGTGAGGAAAGCCGATGACACCCTGACCCAGAATCTGAGCGCGCGCCGTGAAGCGGTCTCCGGTGTGTCGATGGACGAGGAAGCCACCAATCTCCTCAAGTGGCAGGCAAACTTCACCGCCTCGTCCAAGGTGATAACCACGATTGATGAAATGCTCGATACCGTTCTGCAATTGAAACGCTAAGGTCTAAACCATGCGTATCTCGGATCGACAGCGCTATGCCCTGGCCAACTCTCGCGTGGATACCGCGAAGAGTGATAATACAGTCATGCTTGAACAGCTATCGACGCAGAAACGCATCAACCGTGTGTCCGATGATCCGATCGGCATGGGGCAGGCGCTCAAGCGCAAAACGCAGATCAACAACTACGATCAGTTCATCAAGAACATCGAATTTTCCAAAGGCTTTCTGGAACGCACGGAAGCGTCCCTGCAGGGCATTACGGAAAATCTGATGCGCGCCAAGGAACTGTCCGTGAGCCTGGCCAACTCCACCTACGGACCGAGCAGCCGCGAAGCGGCGGCCCTTGAGATTCGCGAGATGATCGAAGGCGTCGTATCCCTGGCCAACTCCACCTATGGCAACCGCTATCTGTTCGGAGGCTTTCGCACGCAGACCCCACCGGTCAGCCGCGAGGGTGGCTTCATGGGCGATGACGGGGCGATCTTCCTCCAGATTGACGATGGCACGTTCCGCCAGGTCAACCTTCAGGCCCGGAATCTTTTCGAGCCCAGCGCCGATGAGCGTGAAGACGGGCACTTTGGAATGATCCATACCCTTCAGATCCTGAACGATGCTTTGAATGTCAATGACATCCAGGGCATTCAAAAGGCGATGGAGGAGCTGGACTTTCAGCTCGATAAGACGACGAGCTACCAGGCGACGCTCGGGGCGATTTATAACGCTATTGACGAAACGTCCAAAAAACTTGAGCTGAATCGGGAGCTGACGCAGTCGGACCTCTCGCGCATTGAGGATGCTGACACCTACAAGGTGACCTCGGATTTCAAGAAAACCGAGAGCGTGCTGCAGAGCACTCTCATGGCTTCGAATAAACTCTTGCAACCGTCATTGATGAATTTCTTGCAGTAATCCAGTTAAGGTATCGCGCCTCATGCCAGGGAGGGTTTAAAGGTGCTTGTTCTAACGCGAAAGGTCGGCGAGGGAATCTCGATCGGCGACGACATCAAAATCGTGGTCATGCAGATCAAAGGCAAACAGGTCCGTCTTGGCATCAAGGCGAGTCCCAGCACAGTGGTTCACCGCGAGGAAGTCTATCAGCGGATCCAGGATGAAAACCGCCAGGCCTCGACCACCGAAGTCGACAGCGTGGAGCAGGCTGCCGAAATGTTTGGGGACACGGACATACAAAATACCGCCTCGCCCTTGAAAAAGGTGACCCGGGTCGCCCGGAAAACGGACCCTAAGAAGTCCTAGGACTGAATCCTTGTTGACCTGATAAACTTAGGCTACACTAGTAACACGACCCCTACGTGCGACTGCAGCAACCGAGGAGAAGAGCCTTGATCAAGGTTAAGACCACCAGATTCGGTGATATAGAGATCGATGAGAAGGACGTGATCACCCTTCCCTCCGGCATCATCGGCTTTCCCGAACTGAAACAGTACGTGCTTCTGGATCACGATCAGGATTCGCCCTTCAAATGGTTGCAATCACTGGAAGACGGCGCGATCGCCTTCGTCATGATCAACCCCATGCTCTTCAAGCCGGATTATCTGGTGGAAGTGAATGAGGCCGAGGTCGGGGATCTGGAGATCGAAACGGAAGAGGACGCGGTGGTTTCGGTGATTATCACCATGCCGAGCGATCCGCAGAAGATGACGGCGAACCTCAAGGCCCCCGTAATTTTCAATCTGAAGAACCGCAAGGGTCGTCAGGTGATTCTGAACAATTCGGAATACACGACCCGTCATAATATTATGGAAGAGATGCGCAAGCATTCGGCCAACGCCGAACAGCAGTCTCTGCAGAATGTTATTGATCAGGCCCGTGAGCAGAAAGCCGAGCCTCAGGTCAGTAAAGCGGAAAAGAAATAAGCCTCAGTTCAGGGGGGAACCTTCCCCCTGATCACCTTCTCCTTCATGACTTTCCCAGCTTCGATACAACCTTAGAATATGCTGAAAAACGGCCTGGGGCCTTGTGCTATGCAGTCGATGCTTGTCGATGCGGCTGATGGGGAAGGGTCCACGTAAACTGGACGTGACAAAGCCTTCATCAAAGCGAGGCAGTTCGTCAAGGGTCAGGCTGCGCTCAGTCACTGGGATCTGGCTGCGTTCCAAAAGTTCGATGACCCGCGCCCGAGTGATGCCGCATAAAATGCCGGCGCTAGGGGGCGGTGTCGCAATCTCCACAAGGTCCCCGTCGCGACTGATCAGAAAGATATTGGCGCTGCCCGTCTCCGTAAATTCGGAATCTGCGTTCATCCAAAGGACATCATCATAACCTTCGGCCTGCGCCTCGACCTGGGCCGTGGCCGCATGCAGATAGAACGGGGATTTCAGCTGCTCGCCGCGTGGATTCAGGGGGTGCTTTTTGGTCTTCAGCTGAAGGCCGGTTTCATACTGAGCGGGGGCGGGCAGGGCAGCAGGAGCACAGAAAATATAGCGGTTCGGCTGCATTCCCGGTTCAACCCGCAAGGTCCCGCTCGTGCCGCGCGTGATCATAACGCGCAGAGCTGCGTGGGGAAATTTCGCAAGACCAAGCAGATGTTCGCACTCAAAGCGCAGCTCGGCATCGGTCCAGGGCATGGGAATCCGGGTTTTCCCGGCCGCCCGCCGGAGACGGGCCACATGGGCCGCAAAATCAATCAAGCGTCCCTCGCGCGCGGCAATCATTTCATAGACGGCGTCACCGAAGAGAAAACCCCGATCCTGCGCGGGGATAAAGGCTTCTGCGGCCTCTCTCACTTGACCATTCACCGAAACAAGTCCAGCCATACTTTATCCTTGCGGTTTTTGGCCCCTGGTGCTAGCTAAAGCAGGCCCTGTCACTAAAGCCCTCCAGCATAGACTTGCCAAAAGGAGTCAGCAGAATATGGAAGTCATAACTTCCCAAAATCGGAAAGTCCATCTCATTTCACTAGGCTGCGCGCGCAACCGGGTCGATTCAGAAGTGATGTTGGGTTCCATGCTGGCCGACCAATGGTCGGTGACGGACGATGCCGAGGAAGCGGATACGATAATCGTCAATACCTGTGGTTTTATCGAGGCGGCGAAAGAGGAGAGTGTGCAAACCATTCTCGAAGCGGCCGAGATTAAAAAAACCAAACCCGATATGAAACTGGTCGTCGCAGGCTGCCTGACCCAGCGCTATAAAAAGCAGCTGGTCGAAGGCCTGCCTGAAGTTGACCTCTTCGTGGGAACCGATGAATTTCCTCAGATCGCCAACTTCCTGAACGAGGAACTTCCCCAAGGGACTGTGAAGGCCAAGCGCACGCATTACCTTTACGATGGTTCCCTGCCCAAGAAAAACACCCTGTCCGCATCGGCGGCTTATGTGAAAGTCGCCGAAGGCTGTCAGCACAACTGCGCCTTCTGCATCATCCCTGCGATCCGCGGCAAACTCCGCTCCCGCCCCATTCCGAATGTGGTGCAGGAAGTGAAGAACCTCGCGGATCAGGGTGTGAAGGAAATCAATCTGATCGCCCAGGACCTGGCCGCCTATGGTCGCGACTGGGGTGAGTCGGACCTTCTGCCGCTTCTGCGCCAGCTGGTCGAGATCGAGGGCATCGAGTGGATCCGTCTGCTCTATGTATACCCCGAAAACATCAGTGATGAATTCGTCGAATTCTTCGCGAATCATCCGAAGATCTGCAAATACCTCGATATTCCCGTTCAGCATGCGAGCGATGAGATCTTGCAAAAGATGAATCGCGGCGTGACGCGCCATGATCTGCGCCAGGCCTTTACCCGCCTGCGCGAACGTGTTCCGGGCATCGCCATCCGCACCTCGGTGATGGTGGGCTTCCCCGGCGAAACGGAAGAGCAGTTCCTGGAACTGAAAGAATTCGTCGAAGAAATGCGCTTTGAACACCTGGGCTGCTTCATTTATTCCCAGGAAGAGGGTACAGTCGCTGGCCGTATGCCGAATCAGGTTCCCGAGGAAGTGAAGGCCCGTCGCCAGGCGGAGATCATGGAACTCCAGAAGGAACTGTCGCGGGAGAACATGCAGAAATTTGTCGGGCAGACCCTTCCCGTTCTGGTGAAAGGTCTTTCCGAGGAGTCCGAGCTGCTCGCCGAAGGTCGCCTGTCGATCCAGGCCCCCGAAGTCGACGGCGTCGTCTATATCAACGAAGGTGATTTCAAACCCGGCACGATCCAGATGGTCCGCATCACTGAGGCCCATGACTACGATCTGGTCGGAAAAATAGTGGATTGATGTTTCGAGGTGCGCATGAAGACGTCAGCTTTAGAACCGACATATATTTTTTCGGAAGCCGAAGCCAAGGCCAAAAGCCCACTCGCGGCCGAGTTCTTGGATGAGCGCAGCCGATTGAATGGCATTGTGAATGAAGCGGATAACAAGCTTCTGAAGCGCATCTACAACGTCGATACCAATGCGTATTTGGAAGGGGCTCTGCCGGCCAAGACCAAGGAGCTCATGGGACTGGTGGCATCGGCAACTCTGCGTTGCGATGATTGCATCAACTATCATGTGATTCAGGCCTGGCGTTTGGGTTGCACACGCGAGGAGCAGGAAGAATCCATCAACGTTGCCACTGTAGTCGGTGGTACGATTGTGATTCCACACCTTCGCCGTGCGTATGCACTTTTGCAGGAACTCTATAGCTGATTAAAAACGCAGGACGGTCCTAAAAACGCAAGACCGTCCACTCCGCTTGGAGGCCGGACAGGCGCAGTTTCTGCGACTCCTGAGCCCAAAGACTCTCGGTCCTGGGTCCGTTCTGTGCCTCGTTGAAGACCGGGGTGAAAATTACATAGGACCCAATCAGGCTGCCGCCGATAAAGCCAACGGACGCGCCGATTGCGACAAGGCGCAGGTTCTGGCTCGGCTGGGATTGAAAGCTCAAAAGAGCAGCGCCAAACGCGGCACCGAACGCCGTTCCGTAGCCTGCGGTGACGAAGAGATCCTGAAATCTTTCCTCGGTGGAAACCATTTGAGCACGCGCCGGAGACGAAGCGGTGCTCCATGCCAGGACCGCTAAAGCGGTGAAGGACACGATGCTTTTCATGGGGCTCTCATCGCTTGATGGGGGTTGTCTGTGCTGGGTATCATCTGCCTTAATTGTACCAAAGCTGGCGCTTTCTGCCTATCCAGGGTGAGCCAGGGCCTCAGGGCAGGGCATTTGCAATTGACAAATAAGCAGGAATGGAATATCCAACATTATAAGGAAAAGGCATCTGTTTTCAAAATCGTTTAACCTGCCAATTTCCGTCTTTTTTTCTTCTCTAAAAAAATGACTTATGCTGAATAAGTTTTCGATATCGCCTGGAGCTTTTCTCACGGCTTTTTTATCCAACCCATAGTTCAAGTTTCACTACCCACCTTTTTTTTAAGAGAGCTTATCCAATGACAGAAAGGGAAAAATCGGCATCGGCGGCAGCTACCAAGAAGCGCGCGACAGCTGCGAAAGTCGAAAAGAGCGAATCCGAAGAAGCTCTGCCCGAGACTCAACCTGTGACCATCACTCCAGCCAACGCCTCATCCAATGGTACGTCCACTCCTGGAACGACCCATGGACAGGTGGACATCAACCTGAAGGAGCTGAAAGAGCGCAGGATTTCCGATCTGAACAAACTCGCACGTGAACTGGGCGTCGAAGGCTCGAGCAGCATGCGCAAGCAGGATCTGATCTTCGCTTTGCTGCAGGCTCAGTCGGAACGCGGCGGTGTGATTTACGGTGAGGGCGTCCTGGAAACTCTGCCTGACGGCTTTGGCTTCCTCCGCGCACCGGATTACAACTACCTGCCAGGTCCTGATGATATTTATGTATCGCCTTCGCAGATTCGTCGTTTCAACCTGAGAACCGGTGATACGGTTTCGGGTCAGATTCGTCCGCCGAAAGACAGCGAGCGCTACTTTGCTCTCTTGAAAGTGGAAGCGGTGAACGGCGCGGCTCCGGATCCAGGTTTCGATAAGATCCTGTTCGACAACCTGACCCCGCTTTATCCCATGCAGAAATTCAAGATGGAAGTGGGCGGCTCGAACTATTCGACCCGTATCATCGACATCATGTGTCCGATCGGTAAAGGCCAGCGTGCTCTGATCGTGGCCCCTCCGCGGACCGGTAAAACCGTTCTTCTGCAGAATATTGCTCACTCGATCGAGAAGAACCATCCGGAAGCCATCCTGATCGTCCTCCTCATCGACGAACGCCCCGAAGAAGTGACGGACATGGAACGCTCGGTGAAGGGTGAGGTTATTTCCTCGACCTTTGATGAGCCTGCCCAGCGCCACGTCCAAGTGGCTGAGATGGTGATCGAGAAGGCGAAACGTCTGGTTGAACACAAACATGACGTAGTTATCCTGCTCGATTCGATTACCCGTCTGGCCCGAGCCTATAACTCTGTTGTACCTCCCTCTGGAAAGATTCTTTCAGGTGGTGTAGATTCCAACGCGCTGCACAAACCAAAAAGATTTTTTGGCGCAGCCAGGAATATTGAGGACGGCGGTTCCTTGACCATTATCGCGACGGCCCTTGTGGATACCGGCTCGCGTATGGACGAGGTGATCTTCGAAGAATTCAAAGGTACGGGTAACATGGAACTCGTTTTGGACCGCAAACTGGCGGAAAAACGCGTGTTCCCTGCGATGGACATCAACAAGTCCGGGACTCGTAAGGAAGAGCTGCTCTTGCCTAAAGACGTGCTCAACCGCATGTGGATTCTGCGGAAACTGCTGCAGCCTCTGAACACGGTGGATGCTATGGAATTCCTTCTGAATAAGATGGAGAAGACCAACACCAACCAGGACTTCCTGGAATCCATGAACGGTTAATCAAAAGCACCAGCCCATGGGATGCTCGATTGGCGAAGCATCTAGGGCTGGTTTGATGCGCGGAAGGAATTGAGTATGAAAAAGGAAATTCACCCGAACTATCAGGTTTCCAATGTTATCTGCGCCTGCGGTAACAAATTCGAAACCCGCTCGGTGAAAAAAGAAATCCACGTCGAGATCTGCAGCAGCTGCCACCCCTTCTTCACCGGCAAGCAGAAGCTGATGGATACCGCCGGTCGTATCGAGAAGTTCAAGAAGAAATACGCTCGCAGCTAATCTCTGCGCCGCGTTTTGGCAGCCCAAAGTCTCTCCAAGGCCCTATCTGGTCGGAGAGGGTTTGGGCTTCGCTTTTTGAACCGACGGCAAGCAGGAGGCTCAGTCCCCAATGTACGATAAACTTGAATCCATTGAATTCCGCTTTGTGGAAATCGACAGCCTGATGTCCCGCGATGGACTGAGTGGGGCTGAGATCACCAAACTTTCCCGCGAAAGGGCCGGTTACGCGGAAATCATCGCCGCCTACCGCGAATATAAAAAGCTCAAGAGCGATCGTGATGCCGCGAAGCTGATGCTCAATGAAGAGCCGGATGCCGAACTGCGCGCCATGGCCAAGGAAGAACTCGAAACCCTGGAACTGCGTTTGGTGGAAGTGGAAAAAGAGCTTCAGATCCTGACGCTGCCGAAGGACCCCAACGACGATCGCAACGTGATCGTGGAAGTCCGGGCCGGAACGGGTGGCGAGGAGGCCTCGCTGTTCGCCGCTGATCTTCTGCGAATGTATACGCGTTT encodes:
- the flgA gene encoding flagellar basal body P-ring formation chaperone FlgA; amino-acid sequence: MAVRFFILLLIFAPAAWGAEPVPVSALYGQVKGAAQPTLPLTLESTLIVQEQSEIKRARVYMQDIARCQGSVLLCRDLLAIDLGTSPKAGQEKSFTEADLRKAIDLELPQQKVSIEAPQRIRLLATALPVDPARVREQVEARLPELDGPYRFTLSNVRVPVGLRLRHDNYRIDFPSWAQDFSFIRQNPRRALVNVLVRLIDQEPGSSEQFDVTAQVTLRAEVQAAVVVKAMERGQLLNPDAVAFQWVPYQENVVRDAASLEKQILRVTARPGQVLRIYDLIRDPDVKRGERVEASVVSAGVKMNSAAQAMESAAIGQRIRVQLDTTKRQVMATVIGPSKVEVHMP
- a CDS encoding flagellar basal body P-ring protein FlgI, whose amino-acid sequence is MKNMLRSQRVWLWILRFLVLVFTTPVALGQAVRIKDLANLRGDRTNTLMGYGLVVGLNKTGDSAASLTTNKAVNTLLGRLGMTPDNPQVTSQAIASVIVTAELPAFANVGDRIDVRLSVLADATSLAGGTLLMTQLRAGDGEVYAVAEGAIIVGQASGKGARILTVARIADGGTIEREFAPALVKNNAIDLNLRQPDFTTSDRVSQTINQHFRMFLATSVNAAQVKVLVPEDYQAKLTSFIAEIEGLTVEPDQKAVVIVNERTGTVVMGGDVKISDVVVSHNGLSIEVGSGKNAKKESVVPVQGTTIGDLVKSLNQMGVKPEDLVSILQSLHASGALKADIKLL
- a CDS encoding rod-binding protein gives rise to the protein MTAIDKVASYAMDSANFDRFSQVNQKTTENVEAIKKLADEFEGIFLEIVLKSMRETIDKTQMTDGGNGEQIFQSMLDSEYAKNLANQRTTGLAASIEQHLLGMMGETKVSDVMQKAAGMAQYNKAK
- the flgM gene encoding flagellar biosynthesis anti-sigma factor FlgM; amino-acid sequence: MDSTKVGPGIASGLTNNAPVQKSKGVQKDLDKLVQNKDSKDKSDFNVNISAKSKEMAEARMKALDIARNTPDIREDKVADLKRRIESGEYKADAGNIADGMMREAIRDELSKNPPEL
- the flgN gene encoding flagellar export chaperone FlgN; amino-acid sequence: MTPDILVKKMEALGRLCQQLEGALAAFDTVLDRENTAIARSDIHELESITQEKVAFGMGVEDRAQKIRKAIDEFAAYLQIPHSNEPIQLEEILHQLEKNLAGSFDEALATLGGHVKALAAERQRIFPKIEANAYMVKKLLQYHRETYAFWQAVASESEAVYGKTGKAVTAPKKSILTVRT
- the flgK gene encoding flagellar hook-associated protein FlgK, with the translated sequence MGGLFHTLNVGAESLYASRQGVDTAGHNIANAQTEGFSRQRVNLEQRYPSETRGVLIGNGVFVKNITRAHDMYLEKQINDTNQNLGQSTARFEAMKPLEGIYSPELNNTLSNELDRFFNSLQDLSNFPEELTVRTSVRENAQNLVNSFHRIDSSLKMQRDDINQRVAGEVGEVSTLLKEIAKLNIAIKTAETTNSPEVPDLLDQQDKMLRDLTQKIDVNYYRGEHGMVVVRGPQETLLVDRGYEAKFEVVQREGTNLYDVVVIDGSSHQPTVVTEVNKRGRLAGLIQVRDHVIPDMLQHNNAMAATFAEHMNAIHQQGFGIKDFKETTGRNFFDLGGDPANAAANIRLDGMIEESTDAISVASSPNAPGDNVMANQMLRLKEAKLMGDGRSTMQDYYASYVGGFGLDLVRSEQVRKADDTLTQNLSARREAVSGVSMDEEATNLLKWQANFTASSKVITTIDEMLDTVLQLKR
- the flgL gene encoding flagellar hook-associated protein FlgL — its product is MRISDRQRYALANSRVDTAKSDNTVMLEQLSTQKRINRVSDDPIGMGQALKRKTQINNYDQFIKNIEFSKGFLERTEASLQGITENLMRAKELSVSLANSTYGPSSREAAALEIREMIEGVVSLANSTYGNRYLFGGFRTQTPPVSREGGFMGDDGAIFLQIDDGTFRQVNLQARNLFEPSADEREDGHFGMIHTLQILNDALNVNDIQGIQKAMEELDFQLDKTTSYQATLGAIYNAIDETSKKLELNRELTQSDLSRIEDADTYKVTSDFKKTESVLQSTLMASNKLLQPSLMNFLQ
- the csrA gene encoding carbon storage regulator CsrA, coding for MLVLTRKVGEGISIGDDIKIVVMQIKGKQVRLGIKASPSTVVHREEVYQRIQDENRQASTTEVDSVEQAAEMFGDTDIQNTASPLKKVTRVARKTDPKKS
- the fliW gene encoding flagellar assembly protein FliW, whose protein sequence is MIKVKTTRFGDIEIDEKDVITLPSGIIGFPELKQYVLLDHDQDSPFKWLQSLEDGAIAFVMINPMLFKPDYLVEVNEAEVGDLEIETEEDAVVSVIITMPSDPQKMTANLKAPVIFNLKNRKGRQVILNNSEYTTRHNIMEEMRKHSANAEQQSLQNVIDQAREQKAEPQVSKAEKK